In one Oreochromis aureus strain Israel breed Guangdong linkage group 2, ZZ_aureus, whole genome shotgun sequence genomic region, the following are encoded:
- the zgc:66433 gene encoding CRACD-like protein isoform X1 — translation MSWFQYLRDDFTLRPFEIQQTHSDSAAMASGTPDVTTNQEPAEVQEECSGKKKSKFQTFKRFFARKKRKDPSAAGADASLKASQSSDNVSKASESNTLTRAEKDKGSGSKISLGGKALSHDSVFVSDSSEANEALGASQDSIHGKVKSLQLQLKQAIKLGSPPSLMCVKRAEDPATMSEDDGLPCSPPEYTTVHTNQAQANSSISLEGIDSDEDRLSCAASSRAVSPLVVPGDFSQPASPFVCLDNSAAKHKLAVRQKARRRPASRPEGKAGQESEVEAKLTTSTLLQDQQEAEEVADVLLKPEVEREENEEEEEEEEEEESEEKDQPQHSIQSLLGDKEEREEGEDESEAEQDVSHGPDTSCPPEPSHSEEEDSDSQPLPSSKLSSSASSLDSPRATPEPPSGLTDTSMASSAAESKDVSDSASEGEEDGVQNHGEEENSFLQEVLSSLKTPLVSASLDMKTEGAVLEMKEEEVEEKEEEEVEMEEGEEVKDEEEEVDESLSSQAAPSCSMLSDQTTKEEEQVVTSLWQEEEGGGGVDAEEETEEEEEEEEPVVERFIRTDDEEEGEEQAVEVEPEEDDSVLSCQTISRAGDNTVEEEDGESEGGDEEEAIKLEKKSEMEEEEKGWEMREEDEEVEVTERTEVEEAEEAVEGEESGAEEMPEMLPDTPGEEVQVVAQEADEGVALEGDAVCAVKLKDDDQIPAETSNQGLSTEQKEQDFNQSSGDETEEGEETVEQGADLSVGLDQSGQEEGVEASQSDADQSEQELESEEATPQSDTKQMEEGPSEAAKQDDGSPEPSPLSLPHHEPQSPKNEARSPTKTSTAIVHINLVSPSSEKNTSLFQLPPAAADSSDSASEAASHDTESTSADKEEADAVEEEEEEDTQSTRDQDAAPPSPAEEKTSQPACSPDQTKVRFTIAPAWQRSQSLNPPPSPPASVSSPSAVTPSSCEEPETVTEDSVTKAEPATSPKVELVLSPCRVKTAKPQSSVTPAPPKISTSASIEESSVIVEGNPDNPFGVRLRKTSALLRFSSEEENTEPPTESQTQPPSSKVDSPQPVSVKPSICPPVSIKPALPKKPEVHADSGGKLKRVSDSVAGRAVSAGSDPPSWISVAKQKQKIYKENSLEEITVKKEDQERKSSLPTYVCSAASKEQGTKTAETKGKGAHLEMSKPSVSPDKEARRPFSPPTPVPPQPLKSQPLPCVAPKPYVPPPQAKYPPQPNPPQRSLSTPDAPKSPATPSSPSKTPPPLTCSPFPSRTASEKPVLRAPGLSGQTPSSQRNLPPTALAQDEPPWMALAKKKAKAWSEMPQIVQ, via the exons GTCAAAGATCAGTCTGGGAGGCAAGGCTTTGTCACATGACTCCGTGTTTGTTTCTGACTCATCGGAGGCGAACGAGGCTCTGGGGGCATCGCAGGACAGCATTCATGGGAAAGTGAAATCACTTCAg CTTCAGCTGAAGCAGGCCATCAAACTGGGCTCTCCGCCGTCTCTGATGTGTGTGAAGAGGGCAGAAGACCCTGCGACCATGTCTGAGGATGATGGCCTACCCTGCAGCCCGCCAGAATACACAACAGTTCACACG AATCAGGCTCAGGCGAACAGTTCCATCAGTCTGGAGGGAATAGACAGTGACGAGGACCGG CTGTCCTGCGCAGCCTCCAGCAGAGCAGTGAGCCCCCTGGTGGTTCCAGGAGACTTCAGCCAGCCGGCCAGTCCTTTTGTCTGTCTGGATAACTCTGCAGCCAAGCACAAGCTGGCCGTGAGGCAAAAAGCCAGGAGGAGACCTGCCAGT CGACCAGAGGGGAAAGCAGGCCAAGAGTCTGAGGTGGAGGCGAAGCTGACGACTTCCACCCTGCTGCAGGACCAGCAGGAGGCAGAAG AAGTGGCTGATGTTCTACTGAAACCAGAAGTTGAGAGGGAGGaaaacgaggaggaggaggaggaggaggaggaggaggagagtgagGAGAAGGATCAACCACAACATTCCATACAATCCCTGTTGGGAGacaaggaggagagggaggagggagaagaCGAGTCCGAAGCCGAACAGGATGTTTCTCACGGCCCGGACACTTCCTGTCCTCCTGAGCCAAGTCACTCAGAGGAAGAAGACTCCGACAGCCAGCCCCTGCCCTCCTCCAAGCTCAGCTCGAGCGCCTCCTCTCTGGATAGTCCCAG AGCCACACCAGAGCCCCCTTCTGGCTTGACAGACACAAGCATGGCCTCCAGTGCAGCGGAGAGTAAGGATGTAAGTGACTCTGCATCTGAAGGTGAAGAAGATGGGGTCCAGAACCACGGGGAGGAGGAGAACTCCTTCTTACAGGAGGTGCTGAGCTCTTTGAAGACGCCCCTCGTGTCTGCCTCGCTCGATATGAAAACTGAGGGCGCCGTCCTggagatgaaggaggaagaggtggaagaaaaggaggaagaagaggtaGAAATGGAAGAAGGAGAGGAGGTTAAGGacgaggaggaagaggtggaTGAGTCCCTCAGTTCTCAGGCTGCTCCCTCGTGCTCCATGCTGTCAGATCAGACCACGAAGGAAGAGGAGCAGGTTGTCACTTCCTTGTGgcaggaagaagaaggaggaggaggagtggatGCTGAGGAAgaaacagaggaggaggaagaggaggaagaaccAGTTGTGGAGAGATTTATTCGAACTGAT GATGAGGAGGAAGGAGAAGAGCAGGCAGTGGAAGTCGAGCCTGAAGAGGACGACAGCGTGCTCTCATGCCAAACTATCAGCCGAGCAGGTGACAACACCGTGGAAGAAGAAGATGGGGAGAGTGAGGGGGGGGACGAGGAGGAGGCAATCAAGCTGGAGAAGAAGTCTgaaatggaggaggaggagaaagggtGGGAGATGAGGGAAGAGGATGAGGAAGTCGAGGTGACTGAAAGGACAGAAGTggaggaggcagaggaagcAGTGGAAGGAGAGGAGAGCGGCGCAGAAGAGATGCCTGAGATGCTTCCTGATACGCCGGGTGAAGAAGTTCAGGTGGTGGCGCAGGAGGCGGATGAAGGTGTGGCACTTGAAGGTGACGCTGTGTGCGCTGTAAAACTCAAAGATGATGATCAAATCCCAGCAGAGACGAGCAATCAAGGACTCTCCACGGAGCAGAAGGAGCAAGATTTCAACCAAAGCTCTGGAGACGAGACTGAAGAGGGAGAGGAGACGGTAGAACAGGGGGCTGACCTCAGCGTGGGGTTAGACCAATCGGGTCAAGAGGAAGGCGTGGAAGCGAGCCAGAGTGATGCAGATCAAAGCGAACAGGAGCTGGAGAGCGAGGAAGCAACGCCGCAGTCAGACACCAAACAGATGGAAGAGGGTCCGAGTGAAGCCGCGAAACAAGATGACGGCTCCCCCGAGCCTTCTCCTTTGTCCCTGCCCCATCATGAGCCTCAGTCACCAAAGAACGAGGCCAGGAGTCCCACCAAGACCAGCACAGCGATCGTCCACATAAATCTAGTTTCTCCCAGCTCAGAAAAAAACACGTCTTTATTCCAGCTGCCTCCAGCTGCTGCGGATTCCAGTGACAGCGCCAGTGAGGCGGCTTCACATGACACAGAGTCCACCTCTGCAGATAAAGAGGAAGCTGACgctgtggaggaggaggaagaagaagatacGCAGTCCACCCGGGATCAAGACGCTGCACCTCCTTCACCTGCTGAGGAAAAGACAAGCCAGCCGGCCTGCAGCCCCGATCAGACTAAAGTCCGCTTCACGATCGCTCCCGCCTGGCAGAGATCGCAAAGTCTGAACCCTCCTCCTTCCCCGCCCGCTTCCGTCTCTTCCCCCTCCGCTGTCACACCATCCAGCTGCGAGGAGCCGGAGACTGTGACCGAGGATTCGGTCACGAAAGCAGAACCGGCGACTTCACCAAAGGTCGAGTTGGTGCTGAGCCCATGTAGGGTGAAAACCGCCAAACCACAAAGCAGTGTGACACCGGCTCCACCCAAGATCTCTACTTCTGCGAGCATTGAAG agagctcaGTGATTGTAGAGGGAAACCCGGACAATCCCTTTGGAGTTCGGCTGAGGAAGACGTCGGCTCTGCTGCGCTTCAGCTCAGAGGAGGAAAACACAGAG CCTCCGACTGAGTCACAAACTCAGCCACCCAGCTCTAAAGTTGACTCCCCGCAGCCAGTCAGTGTTAAGCCCTCCATCTGTCCACCGGTCAGCATCAAACCTGCGCTGCCTAAGAAGCCAGAGGTTCACGCTGACAGTGGAGGGAAACTGAAGCGCGTCTCAG ATTCAGTTGCGGGCCGCGCTGTTTCCGCTGGATCTGATCCTCCCAGCTGGATCTCTGTGGCCAAACAGAAGCAGAAGATCTATAAGGAAAACTCACTGGAGGAGATCACTGTCAAGAAG GAGGACCAAGAGAGAAAGTCTTCACTTCCAACATACGTCTGCTCAGCTGCAAGCAAGGAGCAAGGCACCAAAACAGCTGAAACCAAAGGCAAAG GGGCTCATTTGGAGATGAGCAAGCCGTCAGTGTCTCCAGACAAGGAGGCCAGAAGGCCTTTCTCTCCTCCGACTCCAGTGCCGCCTCAGCCTTTAAAATCCCAGCCCCTCCCCTGTGTTGCCCCCAAACCCTACGTCCCACCACCCCAAGCAAAGTACCCACCACAACCTAACCCTCCCCAGCGATCCCTGTCAACACCAGACGCTCCAAAATCTCCTGCTACTCCATCATCTCCCTCTAAAACTCCGCCCCCGCTCACCTGTTCCCCATTTCCATCGAGGACCGCCTCGGAAAAGCCCGTCCTGAGAGCGCCGGGGCTTTCTGGACAGACGCCGTCCTCCCAGCGAAACCTGCCTCCCACGGCTCTGGCCCAGGACGAGCCCCCCTGGATGGCGCTGGCCAAGAAGAAAGCCAAAGCCTGGAGCGAGATGCCCCAGATAGTCCAGTGA
- the zgc:66433 gene encoding CRACD-like protein isoform X4 → MAGMYGCFKGRNSDSAAMASGTPDVTTNQEPAEVQEECSGKKKSKFQTFKRFFARKKRKDPSAAGADASLKASQSSDNVSKASESNTLTRAEKDKGSGSKISLGGKALSHDSVFVSDSSEANEALGASQDSIHGKVKSLQLQLKQAIKLGSPPSLMCVKRAEDPATMSEDDGLPCSPPEYTTVHTNQAQANSSISLEGIDSDEDRLSCAASSRAVSPLVVPGDFSQPASPFVCLDNSAAKHKLAVRQKARRRPASRPEGKAGQESEVEAKLTTSTLLQDQQEAEEVADVLLKPEVEREENEEEEEEEEEEESEEKDQPQHSIQSLLGDKEEREEGEDESEAEQDVSHGPDTSCPPEPSHSEEEDSDSQPLPSSKLSSSASSLDSPRATPEPPSGLTDTSMASSAAESKDVSDSASEGEEDGVQNHGEEENSFLQEVLSSLKTPLVSASLDMKTEGAVLEMKEEEVEEKEEEEVEMEEGEEVKDEEEEVDESLSSQAAPSCSMLSDQTTKEEEQVVTSLWQEEEGGGGVDAEEETEEEEEEEEPVVERFIRTDDEEEGEEQAVEVEPEEDDSVLSCQTISRAGDNTVEEEDGESEGGDEEEAIKLEKKSEMEEEEKGWEMREEDEEVEVTERTEVEEAEEAVEGEESGAEEMPEMLPDTPGEEVQVVAQEADEGVALEGDAVCAVKLKDDDQIPAETSNQGLSTEQKEQDFNQSSGDETEEGEETVEQGADLSVGLDQSGQEEGVEASQSDADQSEQELESEEATPQSDTKQMEEGPSEAAKQDDGSPEPSPLSLPHHEPQSPKNEARSPTKTSTAIVHINLVSPSSEKNTSLFQLPPAAADSSDSASEAASHDTESTSADKEEADAVEEEEEEDTQSTRDQDAAPPSPAEEKTSQPACSPDQTKVRFTIAPAWQRSQSLNPPPSPPASVSSPSAVTPSSCEEPETVTEDSVTKAEPATSPKVELVLSPCRVKTAKPQSSVTPAPPKISTSASIEESSVIVEGNPDNPFGVRLRKTSALLRFSSEEENTEPPTESQTQPPSSKVDSPQPVSVKPSICPPVSIKPALPKKPEVHADSGGKLKRVSDSVAGRAVSAGSDPPSWISVAKQKQKIYKENSLEEITVKKEDQERKSSLPTYVCSAASKEQGTKTAETKGKGAHLEMSKPSVSPDKEARRPFSPPTPVPPQPLKSQPLPCVAPKPYVPPPQAKYPPQPNPPQRSLSTPDAPKSPATPSSPSKTPPPLTCSPFPSRTASEKPVLRAPGLSGQTPSSQRNLPPTALAQDEPPWMALAKKKAKAWSEMPQIVQ, encoded by the exons GTCAAAGATCAGTCTGGGAGGCAAGGCTTTGTCACATGACTCCGTGTTTGTTTCTGACTCATCGGAGGCGAACGAGGCTCTGGGGGCATCGCAGGACAGCATTCATGGGAAAGTGAAATCACTTCAg CTTCAGCTGAAGCAGGCCATCAAACTGGGCTCTCCGCCGTCTCTGATGTGTGTGAAGAGGGCAGAAGACCCTGCGACCATGTCTGAGGATGATGGCCTACCCTGCAGCCCGCCAGAATACACAACAGTTCACACG AATCAGGCTCAGGCGAACAGTTCCATCAGTCTGGAGGGAATAGACAGTGACGAGGACCGG CTGTCCTGCGCAGCCTCCAGCAGAGCAGTGAGCCCCCTGGTGGTTCCAGGAGACTTCAGCCAGCCGGCCAGTCCTTTTGTCTGTCTGGATAACTCTGCAGCCAAGCACAAGCTGGCCGTGAGGCAAAAAGCCAGGAGGAGACCTGCCAGT CGACCAGAGGGGAAAGCAGGCCAAGAGTCTGAGGTGGAGGCGAAGCTGACGACTTCCACCCTGCTGCAGGACCAGCAGGAGGCAGAAG AAGTGGCTGATGTTCTACTGAAACCAGAAGTTGAGAGGGAGGaaaacgaggaggaggaggaggaggaggaggaggaggagagtgagGAGAAGGATCAACCACAACATTCCATACAATCCCTGTTGGGAGacaaggaggagagggaggagggagaagaCGAGTCCGAAGCCGAACAGGATGTTTCTCACGGCCCGGACACTTCCTGTCCTCCTGAGCCAAGTCACTCAGAGGAAGAAGACTCCGACAGCCAGCCCCTGCCCTCCTCCAAGCTCAGCTCGAGCGCCTCCTCTCTGGATAGTCCCAG AGCCACACCAGAGCCCCCTTCTGGCTTGACAGACACAAGCATGGCCTCCAGTGCAGCGGAGAGTAAGGATGTAAGTGACTCTGCATCTGAAGGTGAAGAAGATGGGGTCCAGAACCACGGGGAGGAGGAGAACTCCTTCTTACAGGAGGTGCTGAGCTCTTTGAAGACGCCCCTCGTGTCTGCCTCGCTCGATATGAAAACTGAGGGCGCCGTCCTggagatgaaggaggaagaggtggaagaaaaggaggaagaagaggtaGAAATGGAAGAAGGAGAGGAGGTTAAGGacgaggaggaagaggtggaTGAGTCCCTCAGTTCTCAGGCTGCTCCCTCGTGCTCCATGCTGTCAGATCAGACCACGAAGGAAGAGGAGCAGGTTGTCACTTCCTTGTGgcaggaagaagaaggaggaggaggagtggatGCTGAGGAAgaaacagaggaggaggaagaggaggaagaaccAGTTGTGGAGAGATTTATTCGAACTGAT GATGAGGAGGAAGGAGAAGAGCAGGCAGTGGAAGTCGAGCCTGAAGAGGACGACAGCGTGCTCTCATGCCAAACTATCAGCCGAGCAGGTGACAACACCGTGGAAGAAGAAGATGGGGAGAGTGAGGGGGGGGACGAGGAGGAGGCAATCAAGCTGGAGAAGAAGTCTgaaatggaggaggaggagaaagggtGGGAGATGAGGGAAGAGGATGAGGAAGTCGAGGTGACTGAAAGGACAGAAGTggaggaggcagaggaagcAGTGGAAGGAGAGGAGAGCGGCGCAGAAGAGATGCCTGAGATGCTTCCTGATACGCCGGGTGAAGAAGTTCAGGTGGTGGCGCAGGAGGCGGATGAAGGTGTGGCACTTGAAGGTGACGCTGTGTGCGCTGTAAAACTCAAAGATGATGATCAAATCCCAGCAGAGACGAGCAATCAAGGACTCTCCACGGAGCAGAAGGAGCAAGATTTCAACCAAAGCTCTGGAGACGAGACTGAAGAGGGAGAGGAGACGGTAGAACAGGGGGCTGACCTCAGCGTGGGGTTAGACCAATCGGGTCAAGAGGAAGGCGTGGAAGCGAGCCAGAGTGATGCAGATCAAAGCGAACAGGAGCTGGAGAGCGAGGAAGCAACGCCGCAGTCAGACACCAAACAGATGGAAGAGGGTCCGAGTGAAGCCGCGAAACAAGATGACGGCTCCCCCGAGCCTTCTCCTTTGTCCCTGCCCCATCATGAGCCTCAGTCACCAAAGAACGAGGCCAGGAGTCCCACCAAGACCAGCACAGCGATCGTCCACATAAATCTAGTTTCTCCCAGCTCAGAAAAAAACACGTCTTTATTCCAGCTGCCTCCAGCTGCTGCGGATTCCAGTGACAGCGCCAGTGAGGCGGCTTCACATGACACAGAGTCCACCTCTGCAGATAAAGAGGAAGCTGACgctgtggaggaggaggaagaagaagatacGCAGTCCACCCGGGATCAAGACGCTGCACCTCCTTCACCTGCTGAGGAAAAGACAAGCCAGCCGGCCTGCAGCCCCGATCAGACTAAAGTCCGCTTCACGATCGCTCCCGCCTGGCAGAGATCGCAAAGTCTGAACCCTCCTCCTTCCCCGCCCGCTTCCGTCTCTTCCCCCTCCGCTGTCACACCATCCAGCTGCGAGGAGCCGGAGACTGTGACCGAGGATTCGGTCACGAAAGCAGAACCGGCGACTTCACCAAAGGTCGAGTTGGTGCTGAGCCCATGTAGGGTGAAAACCGCCAAACCACAAAGCAGTGTGACACCGGCTCCACCCAAGATCTCTACTTCTGCGAGCATTGAAG agagctcaGTGATTGTAGAGGGAAACCCGGACAATCCCTTTGGAGTTCGGCTGAGGAAGACGTCGGCTCTGCTGCGCTTCAGCTCAGAGGAGGAAAACACAGAG CCTCCGACTGAGTCACAAACTCAGCCACCCAGCTCTAAAGTTGACTCCCCGCAGCCAGTCAGTGTTAAGCCCTCCATCTGTCCACCGGTCAGCATCAAACCTGCGCTGCCTAAGAAGCCAGAGGTTCACGCTGACAGTGGAGGGAAACTGAAGCGCGTCTCAG ATTCAGTTGCGGGCCGCGCTGTTTCCGCTGGATCTGATCCTCCCAGCTGGATCTCTGTGGCCAAACAGAAGCAGAAGATCTATAAGGAAAACTCACTGGAGGAGATCACTGTCAAGAAG GAGGACCAAGAGAGAAAGTCTTCACTTCCAACATACGTCTGCTCAGCTGCAAGCAAGGAGCAAGGCACCAAAACAGCTGAAACCAAAGGCAAAG GGGCTCATTTGGAGATGAGCAAGCCGTCAGTGTCTCCAGACAAGGAGGCCAGAAGGCCTTTCTCTCCTCCGACTCCAGTGCCGCCTCAGCCTTTAAAATCCCAGCCCCTCCCCTGTGTTGCCCCCAAACCCTACGTCCCACCACCCCAAGCAAAGTACCCACCACAACCTAACCCTCCCCAGCGATCCCTGTCAACACCAGACGCTCCAAAATCTCCTGCTACTCCATCATCTCCCTCTAAAACTCCGCCCCCGCTCACCTGTTCCCCATTTCCATCGAGGACCGCCTCGGAAAAGCCCGTCCTGAGAGCGCCGGGGCTTTCTGGACAGACGCCGTCCTCCCAGCGAAACCTGCCTCCCACGGCTCTGGCCCAGGACGAGCCCCCCTGGATGGCGCTGGCCAAGAAGAAAGCCAAAGCCTGGAGCGAGATGCCCCAGATAGTCCAGTGA
- the zgc:66433 gene encoding CRACD-like protein isoform X5: MASGTPDVTTNQEPAEVQEECSGKKKSKFQTFKRFFARKKRKDPSAAGADASLKASQSSDNVSKASESNTLTRAEKDKGSGSKISLGGKALSHDSVFVSDSSEANEALGASQDSIHGKVKSLQLQLKQAIKLGSPPSLMCVKRAEDPATMSEDDGLPCSPPEYTTVHTNQAQANSSISLEGIDSDEDRLSCAASSRAVSPLVVPGDFSQPASPFVCLDNSAAKHKLAVRQKARRRPASRPEGKAGQESEVEAKLTTSTLLQDQQEAEEVADVLLKPEVEREENEEEEEEEEEEESEEKDQPQHSIQSLLGDKEEREEGEDESEAEQDVSHGPDTSCPPEPSHSEEEDSDSQPLPSSKLSSSASSLDSPRATPEPPSGLTDTSMASSAAESKDVSDSASEGEEDGVQNHGEEENSFLQEVLSSLKTPLVSASLDMKTEGAVLEMKEEEVEEKEEEEVEMEEGEEVKDEEEEVDESLSSQAAPSCSMLSDQTTKEEEQVVTSLWQEEEGGGGVDAEEETEEEEEEEEPVVERFIRTDDEEEGEEQAVEVEPEEDDSVLSCQTISRAGDNTVEEEDGESEGGDEEEAIKLEKKSEMEEEEKGWEMREEDEEVEVTERTEVEEAEEAVEGEESGAEEMPEMLPDTPGEEVQVVAQEADEGVALEGDAVCAVKLKDDDQIPAETSNQGLSTEQKEQDFNQSSGDETEEGEETVEQGADLSVGLDQSGQEEGVEASQSDADQSEQELESEEATPQSDTKQMEEGPSEAAKQDDGSPEPSPLSLPHHEPQSPKNEARSPTKTSTAIVHINLVSPSSEKNTSLFQLPPAAADSSDSASEAASHDTESTSADKEEADAVEEEEEEDTQSTRDQDAAPPSPAEEKTSQPACSPDQTKVRFTIAPAWQRSQSLNPPPSPPASVSSPSAVTPSSCEEPETVTEDSVTKAEPATSPKVELVLSPCRVKTAKPQSSVTPAPPKISTSASIEESSVIVEGNPDNPFGVRLRKTSALLRFSSEEENTEPPTESQTQPPSSKVDSPQPVSVKPSICPPVSIKPALPKKPEVHADSGGKLKRVSDSVAGRAVSAGSDPPSWISVAKQKQKIYKENSLEEITVKKEDQERKSSLPTYVCSAASKEQGTKTAETKGKGAHLEMSKPSVSPDKEARRPFSPPTPVPPQPLKSQPLPCVAPKPYVPPPQAKYPPQPNPPQRSLSTPDAPKSPATPSSPSKTPPPLTCSPFPSRTASEKPVLRAPGLSGQTPSSQRNLPPTALAQDEPPWMALAKKKAKAWSEMPQIVQ, translated from the exons GTCAAAGATCAGTCTGGGAGGCAAGGCTTTGTCACATGACTCCGTGTTTGTTTCTGACTCATCGGAGGCGAACGAGGCTCTGGGGGCATCGCAGGACAGCATTCATGGGAAAGTGAAATCACTTCAg CTTCAGCTGAAGCAGGCCATCAAACTGGGCTCTCCGCCGTCTCTGATGTGTGTGAAGAGGGCAGAAGACCCTGCGACCATGTCTGAGGATGATGGCCTACCCTGCAGCCCGCCAGAATACACAACAGTTCACACG AATCAGGCTCAGGCGAACAGTTCCATCAGTCTGGAGGGAATAGACAGTGACGAGGACCGG CTGTCCTGCGCAGCCTCCAGCAGAGCAGTGAGCCCCCTGGTGGTTCCAGGAGACTTCAGCCAGCCGGCCAGTCCTTTTGTCTGTCTGGATAACTCTGCAGCCAAGCACAAGCTGGCCGTGAGGCAAAAAGCCAGGAGGAGACCTGCCAGT CGACCAGAGGGGAAAGCAGGCCAAGAGTCTGAGGTGGAGGCGAAGCTGACGACTTCCACCCTGCTGCAGGACCAGCAGGAGGCAGAAG AAGTGGCTGATGTTCTACTGAAACCAGAAGTTGAGAGGGAGGaaaacgaggaggaggaggaggaggaggaggaggaggagagtgagGAGAAGGATCAACCACAACATTCCATACAATCCCTGTTGGGAGacaaggaggagagggaggagggagaagaCGAGTCCGAAGCCGAACAGGATGTTTCTCACGGCCCGGACACTTCCTGTCCTCCTGAGCCAAGTCACTCAGAGGAAGAAGACTCCGACAGCCAGCCCCTGCCCTCCTCCAAGCTCAGCTCGAGCGCCTCCTCTCTGGATAGTCCCAG AGCCACACCAGAGCCCCCTTCTGGCTTGACAGACACAAGCATGGCCTCCAGTGCAGCGGAGAGTAAGGATGTAAGTGACTCTGCATCTGAAGGTGAAGAAGATGGGGTCCAGAACCACGGGGAGGAGGAGAACTCCTTCTTACAGGAGGTGCTGAGCTCTTTGAAGACGCCCCTCGTGTCTGCCTCGCTCGATATGAAAACTGAGGGCGCCGTCCTggagatgaaggaggaagaggtggaagaaaaggaggaagaagaggtaGAAATGGAAGAAGGAGAGGAGGTTAAGGacgaggaggaagaggtggaTGAGTCCCTCAGTTCTCAGGCTGCTCCCTCGTGCTCCATGCTGTCAGATCAGACCACGAAGGAAGAGGAGCAGGTTGTCACTTCCTTGTGgcaggaagaagaaggaggaggaggagtggatGCTGAGGAAgaaacagaggaggaggaagaggaggaagaaccAGTTGTGGAGAGATTTATTCGAACTGAT GATGAGGAGGAAGGAGAAGAGCAGGCAGTGGAAGTCGAGCCTGAAGAGGACGACAGCGTGCTCTCATGCCAAACTATCAGCCGAGCAGGTGACAACACCGTGGAAGAAGAAGATGGGGAGAGTGAGGGGGGGGACGAGGAGGAGGCAATCAAGCTGGAGAAGAAGTCTgaaatggaggaggaggagaaagggtGGGAGATGAGGGAAGAGGATGAGGAAGTCGAGGTGACTGAAAGGACAGAAGTggaggaggcagaggaagcAGTGGAAGGAGAGGAGAGCGGCGCAGAAGAGATGCCTGAGATGCTTCCTGATACGCCGGGTGAAGAAGTTCAGGTGGTGGCGCAGGAGGCGGATGAAGGTGTGGCACTTGAAGGTGACGCTGTGTGCGCTGTAAAACTCAAAGATGATGATCAAATCCCAGCAGAGACGAGCAATCAAGGACTCTCCACGGAGCAGAAGGAGCAAGATTTCAACCAAAGCTCTGGAGACGAGACTGAAGAGGGAGAGGAGACGGTAGAACAGGGGGCTGACCTCAGCGTGGGGTTAGACCAATCGGGTCAAGAGGAAGGCGTGGAAGCGAGCCAGAGTGATGCAGATCAAAGCGAACAGGAGCTGGAGAGCGAGGAAGCAACGCCGCAGTCAGACACCAAACAGATGGAAGAGGGTCCGAGTGAAGCCGCGAAACAAGATGACGGCTCCCCCGAGCCTTCTCCTTTGTCCCTGCCCCATCATGAGCCTCAGTCACCAAAGAACGAGGCCAGGAGTCCCACCAAGACCAGCACAGCGATCGTCCACATAAATCTAGTTTCTCCCAGCTCAGAAAAAAACACGTCTTTATTCCAGCTGCCTCCAGCTGCTGCGGATTCCAGTGACAGCGCCAGTGAGGCGGCTTCACATGACACAGAGTCCACCTCTGCAGATAAAGAGGAAGCTGACgctgtggaggaggaggaagaagaagatacGCAGTCCACCCGGGATCAAGACGCTGCACCTCCTTCACCTGCTGAGGAAAAGACAAGCCAGCCGGCCTGCAGCCCCGATCAGACTAAAGTCCGCTTCACGATCGCTCCCGCCTGGCAGAGATCGCAAAGTCTGAACCCTCCTCCTTCCCCGCCCGCTTCCGTCTCTTCCCCCTCCGCTGTCACACCATCCAGCTGCGAGGAGCCGGAGACTGTGACCGAGGATTCGGTCACGAAAGCAGAACCGGCGACTTCACCAAAGGTCGAGTTGGTGCTGAGCCCATGTAGGGTGAAAACCGCCAAACCACAAAGCAGTGTGACACCGGCTCCACCCAAGATCTCTACTTCTGCGAGCATTGAAG agagctcaGTGATTGTAGAGGGAAACCCGGACAATCCCTTTGGAGTTCGGCTGAGGAAGACGTCGGCTCTGCTGCGCTTCAGCTCAGAGGAGGAAAACACAGAG CCTCCGACTGAGTCACAAACTCAGCCACCCAGCTCTAAAGTTGACTCCCCGCAGCCAGTCAGTGTTAAGCCCTCCATCTGTCCACCGGTCAGCATCAAACCTGCGCTGCCTAAGAAGCCAGAGGTTCACGCTGACAGTGGAGGGAAACTGAAGCGCGTCTCAG ATTCAGTTGCGGGCCGCGCTGTTTCCGCTGGATCTGATCCTCCCAGCTGGATCTCTGTGGCCAAACAGAAGCAGAAGATCTATAAGGAAAACTCACTGGAGGAGATCACTGTCAAGAAG GAGGACCAAGAGAGAAAGTCTTCACTTCCAACATACGTCTGCTCAGCTGCAAGCAAGGAGCAAGGCACCAAAACAGCTGAAACCAAAGGCAAAG GGGCTCATTTGGAGATGAGCAAGCCGTCAGTGTCTCCAGACAAGGAGGCCAGAAGGCCTTTCTCTCCTCCGACTCCAGTGCCGCCTCAGCCTTTAAAATCCCAGCCCCTCCCCTGTGTTGCCCCCAAACCCTACGTCCCACCACCCCAAGCAAAGTACCCACCACAACCTAACCCTCCCCAGCGATCCCTGTCAACACCAGACGCTCCAAAATCTCCTGCTACTCCATCATCTCCCTCTAAAACTCCGCCCCCGCTCACCTGTTCCCCATTTCCATCGAGGACCGCCTCGGAAAAGCCCGTCCTGAGAGCGCCGGGGCTTTCTGGACAGACGCCGTCCTCCCAGCGAAACCTGCCTCCCACGGCTCTGGCCCAGGACGAGCCCCCCTGGATGGCGCTGGCCAAGAAGAAAGCCAAAGCCTGGAGCGAGATGCCCCAGATAGTCCAGTGA